A region of the Haemophilus parainfluenzae genome:
GTAATGAGAGAAATCCGAGTTCGGGAAGCATAGTATTCTTCAGTATTATATTAAAGGTTGTATTTTACAAAATAAGGTTAATTTTAAGCATGAAAAACATACGTAAAATTAACCGCACTTTATTCTTCTAAATAAACAAAAGGCGTATTGTATACGCCTTTTGATTAAATAAGAAGTTTATCCTTACGCAACGGTAAGTTGTCCGCCGTACAAGATGAAGTAACGTAAGCAGAGAACCCCTATTAAGTCGAAGATTGACACAAGGATAATAAAGTTCTTGTTGTATTTTAAGTTGTCTTTTACTGCAAGGTTCGCAAGTAGAGGAATGATGATACCAATTAAGAATACCCCAATCCAGAACACTGCACCCCAGAAGCCGGAAAGTGCATTGTGTAATGCAACCACTTTCTGACCACCACCGAAGTGTAGACCAACAAAGAAACAGATTAATAAACCAAGTTCAGTCACCATAATTGGCACTTCAAATTTATGAATGAAGTGTGATTCATGGCTATCACCCTTTAATTTACCTGCAATGAGGATAAATAAGAAGGTTGCTGCGATACCTGAAGAGGTACCAGAAGCCAGGAATAACGCTGGTAGAACAGGGTTATTCAACATTGGGTAACTGATCAATGCTGAAAGTAAGAAACCAGTATAAGCCCCTAGCACAGCGGCTAAGATGAAGAGAATAACTTCTACAGGACCAGTTAAACGTTCTAATACATTGATAATTTTACCGACGAAGCCGAGTTTTGGCATAAAACGTTGAATGAACGCCATGATATCTTCTTTGAAGATAACCGCACACCAACATACCAAGAACAGCATATAAACTTGGAATAACATTACCCCCATAGACATTACAGAGTTGAATTGATAGTTAAACATCAATTTCCAGAATGTCCAAGGACGTGCCAAGTGGAAAATTAACAGGGTTAAACCAATTAATGTTGGCACAGAACCTAAAACGGCGGCCGCTCGGATAATCCAGTTTTTGCTAGGATTTTCTAATTTGTGACTACGTTTATAAGCAATCGCTAATTGTACCGCACCGGAAGAAATACCAAGTAAGAATAAATAGATAGCGATTGTTGAATCCCACACCAAATTAGGTGTGTGAAACGGAACAGGATAATCTAATGTCATCTTCTTGGCTCCCCGTGTTGGAATGGAATATGGTAAAGATTTGGTTGAGTACCTAATTCCACTTTAGTGCGATAAACCGGATTTTCTTTCACTTTGCGGGAAACTGCACTGCTTGGATCATTCATATCGCCAAAGGTTAATGCTTTGGTTGGACAAGCTTCTACACAAGCAGGTTGTTTGCCAGCTGCTAAGTTT
Encoded here:
- the nrfD gene encoding cytochrome c nitrite reductase subunit NrfD, with translation MTLDYPVPFHTPNLVWDSTIAIYLFLLGISSGAVQLAIAYKRSHKLENPSKNWIIRAAAVLGSVPTLIGLTLLIFHLARPWTFWKLMFNYQFNSVMSMGVMLFQVYMLFLVCWCAVIFKEDIMAFIQRFMPKLGFVGKIINVLERLTGPVEVILFILAAVLGAYTGFLLSALISYPMLNNPVLPALFLASGTSSGIAATFLFILIAGKLKGDSHESHFIHKFEVPIMVTELGLLICFFVGLHFGGGQKVVALHNALSGFWGAVFWIGVFLIGIIIPLLANLAVKDNLKYNKNFIILVSIFDLIGVLCLRYFILYGGQLTVA